From Arthrobacter sp. FW306-2-2C-D06B, a single genomic window includes:
- a CDS encoding flagellar protein FlgN — MAIHELSALLWRERELLDLLTFKLEEEQLLLTAGKSRWLPHGTREVEQVLGHLSKAGLARAVEVAAVAEQWGLPAESSLGELAASAPEEAWADVLSSHLNAMQQQTATIKELRDSNEQFLRAAVRSTQETMADLKPAAGTYDSHGRTGSQSRTADSAPSRLFDQQF, encoded by the coding sequence ATGGCCATCCATGAACTGTCGGCCCTGCTGTGGCGAGAACGTGAGCTACTGGATCTGCTGACATTCAAGTTGGAGGAAGAGCAACTGCTCCTCACGGCAGGAAAATCCCGCTGGTTGCCGCATGGCACCCGGGAAGTGGAACAGGTCCTGGGACACCTGTCCAAGGCCGGGCTTGCAAGGGCGGTGGAAGTGGCGGCGGTGGCAGAGCAATGGGGCTTGCCTGCCGAGTCTTCACTGGGCGAGCTGGCCGCGTCCGCTCCGGAAGAAGCCTGGGCTGATGTCCTGTCCTCGCACCTGAACGCGATGCAGCAACAGACTGCCACCATCAAGGAGTTGCGTGATTCGAACGAGCAGTTCCTTCGCGCGGCCGTCCGTTCCACCCAGGAAACCATGGCGGATCTGAAGCCGGCGGCCGGGACCTACGATTCCCACGGCCGGACAGGTTCCCAAAGCAGGACAGCCGACTCAGCCCCGTCCCGCCTTTTCGACCAGCAATTCTGA
- the flgK gene encoding flagellar hook-associated protein FlgK — protein MSTFGGLNTAYLGLTAAQQGINVAGQNIANAGTDGYTRQRIEQSAVGAPARTGLFAAGAQAGQGVSVDGIARLGNSFLDAGVRSGAAQAGFAGYRSTELQQLEGSLNEPGPAGISTALQTFWSSWQGVSNHPGEAAPAGVLLQAGTTLVNTVSAGYRALDSQWTRIRGEAQSTVSTLNDAAARVAGFNATIRSVTASGGSANELIDARNKVAETIASLAGGTARDNADGTMDVFVGGNAIVSGTSHRELTLSGQASMGGSGYGVQLEWADRPGVAVPLDGGKLAGAVSLLAPAAGGAGGAISEAAASYNAFATKLMDDVNAVHRTGQSTTGASNLDFFATTPGAPAALSLSIVPTSAAGIATGAPSSGALDGKIADAVAQIGTGQGSPDALWSGIVTGIGTASQSAQQHQQLADAASAAAVGQRSSGASVSLDEENISLLSNQHAYQAAARAMTAVDEALDVLINHTGLVGR, from the coding sequence GTGAGCACATTCGGCGGACTCAATACGGCCTACCTGGGCCTGACCGCAGCGCAGCAGGGCATCAACGTTGCCGGACAGAACATCGCCAACGCCGGCACTGACGGGTACACGAGGCAGCGGATCGAGCAATCGGCCGTCGGCGCACCGGCACGCACCGGCCTCTTCGCGGCGGGCGCACAGGCAGGTCAAGGCGTGTCGGTGGATGGGATCGCCCGCCTGGGCAACAGTTTCCTCGACGCCGGGGTGCGTTCCGGTGCGGCCCAGGCAGGTTTCGCGGGCTATCGGTCCACCGAACTCCAGCAACTCGAAGGCTCCCTGAACGAGCCCGGCCCCGCGGGAATATCGACGGCGCTCCAAACTTTCTGGTCCTCGTGGCAGGGCGTCTCCAACCACCCGGGAGAAGCAGCCCCGGCTGGCGTGCTGCTTCAAGCTGGCACCACCCTCGTCAACACCGTGTCCGCGGGCTACAGGGCCTTGGATTCCCAGTGGACGCGGATTCGCGGCGAAGCCCAAAGCACCGTCTCCACCCTGAACGACGCCGCCGCCCGGGTGGCCGGTTTCAACGCAACCATCCGTTCCGTCACGGCCTCGGGCGGTTCCGCCAATGAGCTCATCGACGCACGTAACAAGGTGGCTGAAACCATCGCCTCTTTGGCTGGTGGAACTGCCCGGGACAACGCCGACGGCACGATGGATGTCTTCGTCGGCGGTAACGCCATCGTCTCGGGTACTTCCCACCGCGAGCTCACCCTGAGCGGCCAGGCAAGCATGGGCGGCTCGGGTTACGGAGTGCAGTTGGAATGGGCGGACCGCCCCGGTGTGGCGGTTCCGCTCGACGGCGGAAAGCTCGCCGGCGCGGTCTCCCTTCTCGCACCGGCCGCGGGAGGCGCGGGAGGGGCCATCTCCGAGGCCGCCGCTTCCTACAACGCCTTCGCCACCAAACTCATGGACGACGTCAATGCCGTGCATCGCACCGGGCAGTCCACCACGGGCGCCTCGAACCTCGATTTCTTCGCAACCACGCCTGGTGCCCCAGCAGCACTGTCCCTCAGCATTGTCCCGACGAGCGCCGCGGGAATCGCGACCGGTGCTCCGAGTTCCGGCGCCCTCGACGGCAAAATCGCGGACGCCGTTGCCCAAATCGGCACGGGGCAAGGATCCCCTGACGCCCTGTGGTCCGGAATCGTCACTGGGATCGGCACGGCGTCCCAGTCGGCACAGCAGCACCAGCAGCTCGCCGACGCGGCGAGCGCTGCCGCCGTCGGGCAGCGTTCCTCCGGGGCGTCCGTCAGCCTCGACGAGGAGAACATCAGCCTCCTGAGCAACCAGCACGCTTACCAAGCGGCAGCCCGGGCCATGACGGCCGTGGATGAAGCCCTCGATGTCCTGATCAACCACACCGGATTGGTGGGAAGGTAA